From the genome of Penaeus chinensis breed Huanghai No. 1 chromosome 13, ASM1920278v2, whole genome shotgun sequence:
atatatgtgcgactatatacatatatgtgtgtatacatacatatatacatatacatacatatgtatacatatacgtatatatatgaagtatatatgcgtgtatgcacacacacacacacacacacacacacacacacacacacacacacacatattagagaAAAAAcgttaatgaaaaaaagagaattttCACCATTATAAGATAACCATCaccaaaaatgaatgaaaaaagaaaatatcggtTAATAAGTGCATAAATTAATGAAGTTATGAATCGCACAAATAGATGATAATTGATTATTATCTTAAGAACATAATCGCAACTATAAatgtattaatgaataaatgaatatataattagatgAATTGAAAATCTATaagtaaaagataaagataaagataaagataaatcttTAATAGATAAAGATtctaacaataaatgataatgatattacatcacaattaatttacatattatgAACTTGAATACTAAATACTAAAtgctagataataataataataataataataataataataataataataataataatagtaataataataataataataataataataataataatggtgataataatgataatggtgataataacaataatgaaaataataataatgatcctgataactttgaaatgataataataacaaaacaataacaataataacaatcaaatcaataaagatagaatagagaaaaaaaaaatgcttcgtcACTGTGACATGCTTAGCCGCTAATTCTAATGGAAGTCACATTCTTGCGTTAAGATCTCGCTCTGCATGACAAAGCTGGGCGCCTGAGTTAGGGCCAATGATCTTAGGAAGGGTTTCTGGGGACGTGGAGTTTtcttgtatatgtgcatttatccGCTTGTCgtccatttgtttatttgcttgttcgatgattgtgtatgtgtgtgcgtctatgtatgtatatatacatacatatatatatatatatatatatatataaaacacacacacacacacacacttgtgtgtgtgtgtgtgtgtgtgtgtgtacatatatacaaatgtataaatatatatgtatatgtatatatatatatgtatatatatatgtatatatatatgcacatatatatgtacacatatagacttatgcacatatatatgtacacatatagacttacacacacacaaactcacatatatatacacatgcatgtacatatgcatatacatacacatatatatatatatatatatatatatatatatatatatgtatatatatatatacacaaagagagagagagagagagagagagagagagagagagagagataggaaactagatatatatagtatatatatttatttatacataaataaataaataaataaaaatatatatacacatatatatttatgtgagtttgtgtgtgtgtaagtctatatgtatatatatatatatatatatatatatgactgccgcgatagtccagtggttagtgcactggactccggcccttgtggtcccgagttcaattccccgtcgcagcggtcgtaaaaatgccggcgctctgactgttggttcgagcctgagaaaatgacgtttcggcttgagaagtcaaacgcaggtgtcgtaggggaagtcaccgaattcagttatttttttcagcaatgtctgtctctctgtctgtctgtctgtctgttttataagCTTTAGCATCGTGTCGTGAGGCTTAACATTAAGCAGCATTTTGAATACATAAACGAGGAAAACTTTTAAATCGCTCGTGTACACTAATCATGAATATATTACATaagaactctctctttctctctctctctctctctctctctctctctctctctctctctttctctccctctctctctcgtccactctctcttgcctcctcctcctcctcctctctctctctctctctctgtctctgtctctgtctctccctccctctccccccctctctctctttctctctctttttatctatttatccggaCTTTGCACAATGTCAAACAGAAGATTCAACATATGCAAAGTCCATCATTAGGTTAAATTACCGACTGTCAACAAACCCGCGTTTTATTCTCTCGTAACTTGACACCCTCTGGGTAAATGATATGTAACTTTTATGCGATCTCGGTCAAATTTAacgaccaagaaaaaaaaataacgaactaAGTAACTGACTAAGGAATACGCAATGACCTAATATGTATGCTTTCTGTCAAATAAGATAGGGGTGAGTTGCTGTTATATCAATAGTATTCTGACAGCTTTAGGGTTTCTGATATTCGTTAACTCACGCAGTATGGCTGGCTGTGAAGAAATACTATGGCTGGGAGTACTTACTGTTCATTTTGAATCATGTTCTGGCGTTTGGAAAGGCAATTTTAACATTGTGTAGTACTTGGAAGAATGCGTTAACGATCGTTTAACActatatgaataattaattgaTCAACAGCTCTATTCACAAACACAGAAATACTAATTATATAGTGCTTAGTTGGAAGGACAGAGGCAACTGCAGCTTCTATATAATTTGCCTGGTTTATCCTTCCTATTATTGATACCTTTCCTATAACTAGAGTCTAAAGAGCAATTACGATAAAGAATGGGACActcggaagaaaaaaaagacggaagCATACGCTGGGAGAACCATTACTGATGACATCGTAGTAACCACATCGATGATGTTCCCAACTTGCCATACTCCAAGTGGTTAAAATTTGTAGGCATCTCTTTACTAGAGGATCtttggcacacgcacacacacacacacacacacacacacacacacacacacacacacgaatacacacaaagacacacatacacgaagagtgtgtgtgtgtgtgtgtgtgtgtgtgtgtggcatacttCATAGAAATCCAATTGGTACAGGTAATTCGAAGctgattttctgttattttcgtttttttcaacaTATTTCATAATACTGACTATTCATCTGCAATCAAGGAATTGTAAATGTTCGGTTGTCACTCTCGATTATTACAGCTTGCCATATGCTTTCTTTCATACTGCAAACAAAGAGCGCATGTCCGGCTGGGACATTatttatacaataaataatatatgtagaaATGATAACATTTTACTAAATTTACAAATATTGCAGATGCTAATAGATAATGCAATCCTTACTATGCTTAAAAGATGTCCCTTTACCTATTGTCAGCGAATATAAATGTTTTTGCATTCATAATCAACCTAAAAATCATGTAAATCATCTAATGACAAGGCAAGTGAGTATATTACCACCCTATGGTAATACACCGGTTTTGGTACTACGGCACGTTCAACTTAAATAGCTGGTTCATTCGTACCCCTTCCGAACAAGATCAGACAATTCATAGTAATCATCACGTTGCACAGCTTGTGAATCAAGATGCTGAAGATAAACATTATATAGGAGACGCGAGGGGCTAAcactggcgtttttttttttttttttttgaagacttATAGAGACCATGAAATAAATACCATGAAATTATTATCTGAACGGACTCAAAGCTAAGAGAGGGGGTCCATTTTTAGAAGCAGTAAGGCATCGAAATAAAATCATTTTAGTATTTCATACAATCAGCAAAATTAATGATGAGTAGTAATGTGACGTAATAAAAttacattttaataatattaCGTTTTAACACACTCACATCGAACTTAGCAACTCATTGaaagtatatacgtgtatgttctaaacaaatacatattattGGAATTTGTGCAACTTATGATGTAAACGAAACTGTAAGCTCAATCTCTATGTTATGTCAGCAGAATTTGTGCAACGGAACCTTTTATTTgcaattgttttttctctctctatccatcattACTAACATAAATCTTTGGCCACATCCACTTACtcgtgaaaaagaaaataataaggaagcTTGTTCATTAGAGACATTTAAATAAATCACCTCCCATTCGTTCCCTCCAATCCGAGGACTGTAATTCTAAAAGAAACGTGACCACGATGATTGCGTAACACTTGAGCCGTGCAAGATGAACTTTGATGGACTTTGCATATGTTGAATCTTCTGTTTGACATTGCGCAAAGTccggataaatagagaaagagagagagagagagagagagagagagagagagagagagagagagagagagagagagagagagagagagagagagagagagagagagattatcaggATAATATTACTAAGAGGTACATCTAAATCACACGCACGCAAACTCACATAAATTTTGCAAATATTTACAGCGcacttaaatatacacacacgggcatgtatgcatatatgtatgtgtacgtatatagataaataaatatatatatatatattatacacatatgtgtgtatatatatatacacacatatgtatctgtatatatgtataaagggcCGGATTGTGACTTTTTAGGACCCCTAGACTAATGAAATTATGAGGCCCCCTCAGAGAAGCCTCCCTCCATTATGGTTTAAGACCCCATTATTTACAACTAAGGACTGAAACTGGGACCCCTTATCTCAAACAAGGCCACTTAATATCATATAAAACGCCTCAAACAAGGGCATtttatctcaaataaagggccACTTTATAAAATTGATTTCCAGATTCCCGAGCCCCCTTTTCTTGAACCGAAATTTATTTGAATTTTATTCACtaatggaaaatatgaaaatactatacatatttttcattatatatatgcatacatattatgcataaacaacaacaacacacacacacacacacacacacacacacacacacacacacacacacacacacatatatatataatgcaaaaactagatttattgaaaacgagaCTGCAGTATCGAAAtccgcctggattccatcttcaggaggaaagggagaggtttagatttaaaagtttagtttgattccatttgttacaatggatattcttggagtgacataatgtctgtttcattttgcttctaagttatccctgcgtacaaggaatggccggggttaccatccattgaCAGCGAgtatttgaacgcaggtcagcaagattgctagacgagatcgctaccgctgcaccacacagcacacaaaggaGAGGAACGGCAACGCTGTTATACGGGACATGTGAGGAAAGCGAAGGgaagtcaggtcaggtcggaggactGGCGGGTGGCCGGCagaaggaagaaggcggaggataggggaagcgaggagactatcggcaaaCAGGCGCCAGTCTTACTatgcgtctgtctcaacataaatacgctgcatccaggggacacaacaacaacgccctcttttgctatcagtgggacacaggtcatcagatggattggtaagcggcgtgaattgtctttcctttcgctgatgcccacgcccgaagactagtggaatcctccttaatcaagctgctgcctattTTCACCTTAGTGaaacatccttcgccttctcccctaTGCCGAACACCCTGCGCACAGTCATCCCTTCGCTTTCATTCGTCTGTCCtcccctgccccgtgttaccgcgttgcctctcctctcttgtataccctctcttctcccttttctccccagacctgaagatggaatccaggtggatttcgaagctgtagtttcattttcaataaatctagtttttgcattgtgggttttctactttagtatcaacacggaagagtgttttcccattcacacacactcacattagcCAAAGCCATTCTGGCTTACTGtgctacatatataaaataaacaaacgcacacacacacacacacacgtatatatatatatatatatatatatatatatatatatatatatatatatttatgtatgtgtgtgtgcatatatactgtggATAATGAGTAATGCCTATTGCTAATTTTGTGTTTGGTTCCATGCAAGGTGGTCGCAATGAAATAGGAAAGGCTTTAATTGTTGACTTTATTTCGTGATGGTATCTAGCCATATAAAAACATTTTACCAAGACCTGTGGCTGCTGTATGTGCAAGATGAACCCTGCGTTGTCTTCGTGAAGCGAGAGGGGTCAACACCGATGTTCATGAAGGCGGCTTCACAACGCCTGTAATATCTGTCAGCGAGACTTGGTGAGCGGGAGAAGATGAAGGCGAAGTCGGAATAGTAGCCAAAGTTGTATCCAGAGCAGCTATAGATGCACGAGAAGTTCTCGTAGTCAGTATCCAGAACCACGTAGGGAGCAATCCAGGCTGCAAAGAGGCGAATCGTATTGTTAATCATACtataatacattttttgtatGAATTATCAAAACATACAGTATTTACTTTGTGTCCACTTGCGTATAAAATTTTACTTTAAATACTCACATCCTTCGTAGTCCACGGAAAGATGAGGTTCTCCGAAAGGATTCGGCAGAACCTGACCCTTACGTGTCATTGGGTTTCCTTTGGCATCAATACCAGTGGACCTGACATTGAACTTGGTTCCATCTGTGAAAACAAATTTAGCTTTGTGATTCCTTTTAGAAGAGTAAACTAAGGGCAAGTTAAGTTTGCATGTCAAATATAACACGATAAACTAGTTCCACAACCGTAAGACACTTACCAAAGGTATATTCGTTACGGACACACTGGTGGATAAGTTGGTAAGGGTTGTTTGTGAGGGCTATTTCATACCACAAACCAGCATACTGTAATTACAGAAGCATATTCTAGTAAAtgttgtatatacaatatatataaattgtatatcacTGTTGATTTTAAATCTAAAATGAACTTACCTTGGGATGATTAGTCCTTTGTTGCTCATAGAGGCTTCTTTCGTCAACAAGGGGACATTTTCCCGGCACGACGAAATCGGGGATTTTGTCGGCAGCAGCGAAGGCTGCGAGAGCAAGGAACAATAGCGAAGTCTTCATGATGCTCTTGTAGTTTCAGTGCCGTTGGGAAGTTCAGTGAttctttatatacaaaatatgtgtcGGTAACAGTGCGCAAAAGTCATATAAAGAAACCTTAATTGCAGATCAACCTTATGGGATATACACGTACACTCCCTTTCATTAGTTTAAcagtatgaatattaatatagaGATATCGATAACATTAATCACAAcccatagaaaaaagagaaaatgaatcctAATGAAATCCAGCGACGACATTTGTCATCTTTGGAGCTCCTCCCCTTATTTGCATAAGCTCCGTGACATATAAGAACATGAACTTGGCGTCAGAAATCACACATCACAAGACACCATGTTGAAGTTACTTGTTGCTGCTGCCCTCGTGGCTCTTGTCGCAGCCGAAGGCATCCCAGATTTCGTAGCTCCTGGAAACTGTGCTAAAGTGGCAAATCAAGACAACTTCGACCTTCGCAGAGTAAGTTGTTTTACAAtctattacttatttatattatcctcaGTTGTAAATTGATTAATACGCAGTTGCATCCCAGTGCCTTAGTAACACCTATTCCCCAACAGTATGCTGGTCGTTGGTATCAGGTCCAGATCATCGACAACGCCTACCAGCCATACACTCGCTGCATCCACTCCAACTACGACTACTCTGACTCTGACAATGGCTTTAAGGTTACCACAGCTGGATTCAGCCCCAACAACGAGTACCTGAGACTGCAGGGCAAGATCTACCCCACAAAGGATTTCCCAGCTGCCCACATGCTCATTGATTTCCCTAccggtatatatattaaattctcTTATATGGATATTTCAACTGTTTATTATTGTATATGATAGAATCCAAGGATTGGATATAGACCAATGCCTTTTTGTAACCGTGTTGTCCCTTCTTTTACCAACAGTTTTCGCCGCTCCCTATGAAGTGATCGAGACTGACTACGACAGCTATTCCTGCGTGTATTCCTGCATTGACACAGACAAGTACAAGTCCGAGTTCGGCTTTGTGTTCTCCCGTACTCCACAGAACTCCGGTACAGCGATTGACAGGTGTGCCTCCGTATTCCGCAGGAACGGCGTCGACTTCTCCCTTTTCAACGTAGTTCCTCATACAGCCGAATGTGTTTACAGGGCATGAAATATACAGCCCACTATTTATCTTTGTAATCATGTCACAGGTAACCTCTATAAATAAAATTTAGCTGGAACTTGCAACATGCattaaatcacccccccccccaaaaaaaaaaaaaaaaaaaaaaaaaaagtgatacaaAACCTGCTAGATACAGGaaacaatgtatgtgtgtatgcatatatgtatatatatgtgtgtgtgtttgtgcgcgcattttttatgcatatatataatcatatatgcatatatataatcatatatgcatatacatatatatacctataaatatgcaaatatatatttatgcatgtatgtataggcatgtaTAATACATGGATgagtttgtatacacatatacgtattgtgtgtatatacctatataagtgagtttgtgtgtatacagaccTTATACTAGCCGTGCAGGAACAGATGTGGTACAGATTATCACGGTAATATATGTCCACAACTCTTTATAGTTACACAATGTATACTATCCCCTATACAGTAGGCAAGAATCGcaagatatgtgtgtacatatacatacatatatatatatatatatatactttatatatattatatatattatatatacatacatacacacatacgtgcacacacatgcatacatatatctacaatgAAGGTCGATTTTTGAGGCTCACTTTGATAGTGTGTACAtcctatatagacacacacacatgcatatataaacacacacacacacacatatatgtgtatatatatatatatacacgtatacacactcatacacacactcttatatacacacacatatacacaaacatagatagataggtgtagatgtagatataaataaataggatgtagaaagatgtatatacttatgtatataattatgtatatacatatgtatgtatatacattacatctgtatatatgtacgtagctCCTCATCAAGCCGAATGTGTTTACAGAGCATAAGATGTACAGCCCTCTATATTTCTTTGTCATCATGTCACAGGTTATCTCAATGAATAAAACTTGTAACTTGTATTAATATTCCCCCCCAAAACATGGTGTACAAGATATtagatgtaagcatatatatatatatatatatatatatatatatataatatatatgtgtatatatatacatatatataactactcacacatacatactcacacacataaaagtagttatatatatatatatatatatatatatatatatatatatatataactactcaca
Proteins encoded in this window:
- the LOC125031673 gene encoding crustacyanin-A2 subunit-like, which gives rise to MLKLLVAAALVALVAAEGIPDFVAPGNCAKVANQDNFDLRRYAGRWYQVQIIDNAYQPYTRCIHSNYDYSDSDNGFKVTTAGFSPNNEYLRLQGKIYPTKDFPAAHMLIDFPTVFAAPYEVIETDYDSYSCVYSCIDTDKYKSEFGFVFSRTPQNSGTAIDRCASVFRRNGVDFSLFNVVPHTAECVYRA
- the LOC125031671 gene encoding crustacyanin-C1 subunit-like; protein product: MKTSLLFLALAAFAAADKIPDFVVPGKCPLVDERSLYEQQRTNHPKYAGLWYEIALTNNPYQLIHQCVRNEYTFDGTKFNVRSTGIDAKGNPMTRKGQVLPNPFGEPHLSVDYEGSWIAPYVVLDTDYENFSCIYSCSGYNFGYYSDFAFIFSRSPSLADRYYRRCEAAFMNIGVDPSRFTKTTQGSSCTYSSHRSW